The following coding sequences lie in one Amycolatopsis cihanbeyliensis genomic window:
- a CDS encoding IspD/TarI family cytidylyltransferase, producing the protein MTSAEPTPTAAAVVLASGAGTRVGADLNKVYLRVAGRCVVSWSLAAFRQVPHIGVLLLVGRPRDAELIAGVLADEVDAEVEVIDGGASRQESELRALRHLAGRIAAGRIDTVLLHDGARPLVSPDLITEVLRTAREHGGAIPGLPTEDVVAVNADGTLVTGPGPRGAVRAQTPQAFRAEPLLAAYERAASEGFSGTDTASCMERYSDVPVHWVRGERENLKVTYPHDLRVAEQVLRGSGPATDPAR; encoded by the coding sequence ATGACTTCCGCAGAACCGACCCCGACCGCGGCGGCCGTCGTGCTGGCCAGCGGCGCGGGCACCCGGGTCGGCGCGGACCTGAACAAGGTCTACCTGCGGGTCGCGGGCCGGTGCGTGGTGTCCTGGTCGCTGGCGGCCTTCCGCCAGGTGCCCCACATCGGCGTGCTGCTGCTGGTCGGCCGCCCGCGGGACGCCGAGCTGATCGCGGGCGTGCTGGCCGACGAGGTGGACGCCGAGGTCGAGGTGATCGACGGCGGGGCGAGCAGGCAGGAGTCCGAGCTGCGTGCCCTGCGCCACCTCGCGGGCCGGATCGCGGCGGGCCGGATCGACACCGTGCTGCTGCACGACGGTGCCCGCCCGCTGGTCAGCCCGGACCTGATCACGGAGGTGCTGCGCACGGCCCGCGAGCACGGCGGGGCGATCCCCGGCCTGCCGACCGAGGACGTGGTCGCGGTGAACGCGGACGGCACGCTGGTCACCGGGCCGGGGCCGCGGGGAGCCGTCCGGGCCCAGACCCCGCAGGCGTTCCGTGCCGAGCCCCTGCTCGCCGCCTACGAGCGAGCGGCGAGCGAGGGGTTCAGCGGTACCGATACCGCCTCCTGCATGGAGCGGTACTCCGACGTGCCGGTGCACTGGGTCCGCGGGGAGCGGGAGAACCTCAAAGTCACCTACCCGCACGACCTGAGGGTCGCCGAGCAGGTGCTCAGGGGCTCCGGGCCAGCTACGGACCCCGCTCGATGA
- the cobT gene encoding nicotinate-nucleotide--dimethylbenzimidazole phosphoribosyltransferase yields MDPENTAESIEFPAIDLPDEVARAEAQRRHGTLIKPARSLGRLEELGAWLAACQGQSPPRPVTHPRVVVFAGDHGIATKGVSAYPTEVTAQLVTAVGNGDAAINALAATAGAGVRVLDLAVDAEQPDPAVAEFKIRRGSGSIDTEDALTEAEVQAALRAGITIADTEVDAGADLLIPADLGIGNSTPSAVLIAALTGAEPVAVIGRGSGIDDTTWMRKAAAVRDALRRARAVYAEPVALLRTAGSADLAAMAGFLAQAAVRRTPVLLDGLAVGAAALLAEELAPGARSWWEAAHRSTEPAHAMVLDHLDLEPIVDLGIGLGEGAGAVTALPLLAMSARLLTEVATHADSGVAGPLGG; encoded by the coding sequence GTGGACCCTGAGAACACCGCCGAGAGCATCGAGTTCCCCGCCATCGACCTGCCGGACGAGGTCGCCCGCGCCGAGGCACAGCGACGGCACGGCACGTTGATCAAGCCGGCGCGCTCCCTCGGCAGGCTGGAGGAGCTGGGCGCCTGGCTGGCCGCCTGCCAGGGTCAGTCCCCGCCCCGCCCGGTCACCCACCCGCGGGTGGTGGTCTTCGCCGGGGATCACGGCATCGCGACCAAGGGCGTCTCGGCGTACCCCACGGAGGTCACCGCACAACTGGTGACCGCCGTGGGCAACGGGGACGCGGCGATCAACGCGCTCGCCGCCACCGCGGGCGCGGGGGTCCGCGTGCTGGACCTGGCGGTGGATGCCGAGCAGCCGGACCCGGCGGTGGCCGAGTTCAAGATCCGCCGTGGCTCCGGGTCGATCGACACCGAGGACGCGCTGACCGAGGCCGAGGTCCAGGCCGCTCTGCGGGCCGGGATCACGATCGCCGACACCGAGGTGGACGCCGGGGCCGACCTGCTCATCCCGGCTGACCTCGGGATCGGCAACAGCACCCCCTCCGCGGTGCTGATCGCGGCGCTCACCGGCGCCGAGCCGGTGGCCGTGATCGGCAGGGGCTCGGGAATCGACGACACCACCTGGATGCGCAAGGCGGCCGCCGTGCGGGACGCGCTGCGCAGGGCCCGCGCGGTGTACGCCGAGCCGGTGGCGTTGCTACGCACGGCCGGTAGCGCGGATCTGGCCGCGATGGCCGGGTTCCTCGCCCAGGCCGCGGTGCGCCGCACGCCGGTGCTGCTGGACGGGCTCGCGGTCGGTGCGGCCGCGCTGCTGGCCGAGGAACTGGCACCCGGCGCCCGGTCATGGTGGGAGGCGGCGCACCGGTCCACCGAGCCCGCGCACGCCATGGTGCTGGATCACCTCGACCTGGAACCGATCGTGGACCTGGGGATCGGACTGGGCGAGGGTGCCGGCGCGGTGACCGCGCTGCCGCTGCTGGCCATGTCGGCCAGGCTGCTGACCGAGGTGGCCACGCATGCCGACTCCGGTGTGGCCGGCCCGCTCGGCGGCTGA
- a CDS encoding branched-chain amino acid aminotransferase has translation MTTTMPFARITNTNPATPERVAEVLANPGFGTHFTDNMVTARWTATQGWHDAALRPYEAFSLEPATSVLHYGQAIFEGLKAYRQPDGSIATFRAGANAARFRTSARRLAMPELPDDLFLGSIRELLTVDERWVPTKQGSTLYLRPFMISTEAGLGVNRPAGSYLYSLIGSPAGSYFTGGVQPVSVWLSTEYTRAAPGGTGFAKCAGNYAASFVAQKQAVEQGCDQVVWLDAAEHRWVEEMGGMNLFFVFGSGRDARLVTPELTGSLLPGITRDSLLTLAADFGYGVEERRISTEEWERAAISGELTEVFACGTAAVITPVGSVKHERGEFTVAGGEPGEVTMRLREELTGIQEGTRPDPHGWMHKVV, from the coding sequence ATGACGACCACGATGCCTTTCGCCCGTATCACCAACACGAACCCGGCTACCCCGGAGCGCGTGGCGGAGGTACTGGCGAACCCTGGCTTCGGGACGCACTTCACCGACAACATGGTCACCGCGCGCTGGACCGCCACACAGGGCTGGCACGACGCCGCACTGCGCCCGTACGAAGCATTCTCTCTCGAGCCGGCCACCTCGGTGCTGCACTACGGGCAGGCGATCTTCGAGGGGCTGAAGGCCTACCGCCAGCCGGACGGCTCGATCGCGACCTTCCGTGCCGGCGCGAACGCGGCCCGTTTCCGCACCTCGGCCAGGCGGCTGGCGATGCCGGAACTGCCGGACGACCTGTTCCTCGGCTCCATCCGCGAGCTGCTCACCGTGGACGAACGCTGGGTTCCCACAAAGCAGGGGTCCACGCTGTACCTGCGCCCGTTCATGATCTCCACGGAGGCCGGGCTCGGGGTGAACCGGCCGGCCGGTTCCTACCTGTACTCGCTGATCGGCTCGCCCGCGGGCTCCTACTTCACCGGCGGGGTCCAGCCGGTGAGCGTGTGGCTTTCCACCGAGTACACCCGTGCCGCACCGGGCGGCACCGGGTTCGCCAAGTGCGCTGGCAACTACGCGGCCTCGTTCGTCGCGCAGAAGCAGGCGGTGGAGCAGGGCTGTGACCAGGTGGTCTGGCTGGACGCCGCGGAGCACCGCTGGGTCGAGGAGATGGGCGGGATGAACCTGTTCTTCGTCTTCGGCTCGGGCCGCGACGCCCGCCTTGTCACCCCGGAGCTGACCGGCTCCCTGCTGCCCGGCATCACCAGGGACTCGCTGCTGACGTTGGCCGCCGACTTCGGCTACGGGGTGGAGGAGCGCCGGATCTCCACCGAGGAGTGGGAGCGGGCCGCCATCTCCGGCGAGCTGACCGAGGTGTTCGCCTGCGGTACCGCCGCGGTGATCACTCCGGTCGGCAGCGTGAAGCACGAGCGTGGTGAGTTCACCGTGGCCGGCGGCGAGCCCGGCGAGGTGACCATGCGGCTGCGCGAGGAGCTCACCGGGATCCAGGAGGGCACCCGCCCCGACCCGCACGGCTGGATGCACAAGGTTGTGTGA
- a CDS encoding DUF402 domain-containing protein, whose protein sequence is MNERASENRSDPRWRVGETAVVRFLRPDGSTGQHHPLRVLADDGRSLLGWLPAGTEIVGTRLIGGRHRRDVPLAERFLLPRERCRDTWRGTSTLRLISEDRWSSVWWFFGAGGEFLGWYGNLEIPLGRGQGGPDRMDGVLDLAVDPDGSWRWKDEDEAEAAVDAGRLTAAQLAALRAEGERLAGLAEAGTFPFDGTWTEFRPEPGWAAPELPAEVRAPD, encoded by the coding sequence GTGAATGAGAGGGCGTCCGAGAACCGCTCGGACCCGCGATGGCGGGTGGGGGAGACCGCCGTGGTGCGGTTCCTGCGCCCGGACGGCAGCACCGGCCAGCACCACCCGCTGCGGGTGCTCGCCGACGACGGAAGGTCGCTGCTCGGCTGGCTACCCGCGGGAACCGAGATCGTGGGCACCAGGCTGATCGGCGGCCGGCACCGGCGGGACGTGCCGCTGGCGGAGCGGTTCCTGCTCCCGCGCGAGCGGTGCCGGGACACCTGGCGGGGCACCTCGACCCTGCGCCTGATCAGCGAGGACCGCTGGTCCTCTGTGTGGTGGTTCTTCGGTGCCGGGGGTGAGTTCCTCGGCTGGTACGGGAACCTGGAGATCCCGCTCGGGCGCGGGCAGGGCGGGCCGGACCGGATGGACGGGGTGCTGGACCTCGCCGTCGATCCGGACGGGTCCTGGCGGTGGAAGGACGAGGACGAGGCGGAGGCGGCGGTGGACGCGGGCAGGCTCACGGCCGCGCAGCTGGCCGCGTTGCGCGCCGAGGGGGAGCGGCTGGCCGGGCTCGCCGAGGCCGGGACGTTCCCCTTCGACGGCACCTGGACCGAGTTCCGGCCGGAGCCCGGCTGGGCCGCCCCCGAGCTCCCGGCCGAGGTGCGGGCGCCGGACTAG
- a CDS encoding leucyl aminopeptidase → MTVPKLALSQHTEEALVKSKAEVVVVGTVQGTEGAEPARGAGAVDAALGGTLLDALRALGATGKAEEVVKLPTMGALASAVVLAVGLGKPDAAGELTPEQVRRASGAAARALAGTGRALTTLSVLDLQAAVEGTALGAYAFTRYKSEPGDAPVSAVDVAAPAEGTTREHRATLKAATAIAESVIVARDLINTPPNDLYPASFADRARKLAESAGLEFEVLDEKALRRKGFGGILGVGSGSSRPPRLLKLTHRPARAKTKVALVGKGITFDTGGISIKPAANMEHMTSDMSGAAAVLAAVLLAAKLKYPVEVVAHIPLAENMPSGTAYRPGDVLTMYGGKTVEVLNTDAEGRLVLADAIVRAAEDDPDYLIETSTLTGAQLVALGNRTAGIMGSDEFRDRVAGIAAGTGEGGWAMPLPEELRADLDSRLADLANTTGQRWAGMLAAGVFLREFVAAELPWVHIDIAGPSFNTSAPWGYTGKGGTGVPVRTIAAVLADIADNG, encoded by the coding sequence GTGACCGTGCCGAAGCTTGCCCTGTCCCAGCACACCGAGGAGGCCCTGGTCAAGTCCAAGGCCGAGGTCGTCGTGGTCGGCACCGTGCAGGGCACCGAAGGGGCGGAGCCGGCGCGGGGCGCCGGGGCGGTGGACGCGGCCCTCGGCGGCACGCTGCTCGACGCGCTGCGCGCGCTCGGCGCGACCGGCAAGGCCGAGGAGGTCGTCAAACTGCCCACCATGGGTGCGCTGGCGTCCGCCGTGGTGCTCGCGGTGGGCCTCGGCAAGCCGGACGCCGCGGGTGAGCTCACCCCGGAGCAGGTGCGGCGGGCCTCGGGTGCCGCCGCCCGCGCGCTGGCGGGCACCGGGCGGGCCCTGACCACGCTGTCCGTGCTGGACCTGCAGGCCGCCGTGGAGGGCACGGCGCTGGGCGCCTACGCCTTCACCCGGTACAAGTCGGAGCCGGGCGACGCACCGGTGTCCGCCGTGGACGTCGCGGCGCCCGCGGAGGGCACCACCCGCGAGCACCGGGCCACGCTGAAGGCCGCGACCGCCATCGCCGAGTCCGTGATCGTGGCCAGGGACCTGATCAACACCCCGCCGAACGACCTGTACCCCGCCTCCTTCGCCGACCGGGCGCGGAAGCTGGCCGAGTCGGCCGGGCTCGAGTTCGAGGTGCTCGACGAGAAGGCGCTCAGGCGCAAGGGGTTCGGCGGCATCCTCGGGGTGGGCTCCGGGTCCTCCCGCCCGCCGCGGCTGCTCAAGCTGACCCACCGTCCGGCGAGGGCGAAGACGAAGGTCGCGCTGGTCGGCAAGGGCATCACCTTCGACACCGGCGGCATCTCGATCAAGCCCGCGGCCAATATGGAGCACATGACCTCGGACATGTCCGGGGCCGCCGCGGTGCTGGCCGCGGTCCTGCTGGCGGCGAAACTGAAGTACCCGGTCGAGGTCGTCGCGCACATCCCGCTGGCGGAGAACATGCCATCCGGCACCGCCTACCGGCCGGGTGACGTGCTGACCATGTACGGCGGCAAGACCGTCGAGGTGCTCAACACCGACGCCGAGGGCAGGCTGGTGCTGGCCGACGCCATCGTGCGGGCCGCGGAGGACGACCCCGACTACCTGATCGAGACCTCCACGCTGACCGGCGCCCAGCTGGTCGCGCTGGGCAACCGGACCGCGGGGATCATGGGCTCGGACGAGTTCCGTGACCGGGTCGCCGGGATCGCCGCGGGCACCGGGGAGGGCGGCTGGGCCATGCCGCTGCCCGAGGAACTGCGCGCCGATCTCGACTCCCGGCTGGCCGATCTCGCCAACACCACGGGACAACGCTGGGCCGGCATGCTCGCGGCCGGGGTGTTCCTGCGCGAGTTCGTGGCGGCCGAGCTGCCCTGGGTGCACATCGACATCGCGGGTCCCTCGTTCAACACCTCGGCACCGTGGGGCTACACCGGCAAGGGCGGCACCGGTGTCCCGGTGCGCACCATCGCCGCGGTGCTGGCCGATATCGCGGACAACGGCTGA